A genome region from Streptomyces sp. NBC_01296 includes the following:
- a CDS encoding STAS domain-containing protein produces the protein MINVEVQHCGSSILISATGELDEGAGEVLQRALDHVTMDERDLLVDLHAVAAMDVDGLLHLLNLHRRAERMRLRVLVTGWQPQPQQCMATVAGIPGPRAGTGERYALAGFRRLLEEKAQRARERSDFADGWLPRV, from the coding sequence TTGATCAACGTTGAGGTCCAGCACTGCGGCAGCTCGATTCTGATCAGCGCCACTGGGGAGCTCGACGAGGGTGCGGGAGAGGTGCTCCAGCGCGCGCTGGACCACGTGACCATGGACGAGCGGGATCTCCTGGTGGACCTGCACGCCGTTGCGGCCATGGACGTCGACGGCCTGCTCCACCTCCTGAACCTGCACCGGCGCGCCGAGCGCATGCGCCTACGGGTCCTGGTCACCGGCTGGCAGCCCCAGCCCCAGCAGTGCATGGCCACCGTGGCCGGCATCCCCGGGCCCCGAGCGGGCACCGGGGAACGCTACGCCCTGGCAGGCTTCCGCCGGCTCCTCGAGGAGAAGGCGCAGCGCGCACGGGAGCGCTCCGACTTCGCCGACGGCTGGCTGCCCCGCGTCTAG
- a CDS encoding ester cyclase, with protein sequence MNRFVEFINTGNEDLAREVISPGAVFHAPSHPEPLRGPDGYMEVIGMMRSAFPDVQWTLEETVTEGDTVAARFTMRGTHDGEFFGVPASGKKISVQAMNFYYLADGRIVGERGQPDLLGVMQQIGAVPAP encoded by the coding sequence ATGAACCGCTTCGTCGAGTTCATCAACACGGGCAACGAGGACCTCGCTCGCGAGGTCATTTCTCCGGGCGCGGTGTTCCACGCGCCAAGCCACCCGGAACCACTGCGGGGCCCCGATGGGTACATGGAAGTCATCGGGATGATGCGCAGCGCCTTCCCGGACGTCCAGTGGACGCTGGAGGAGACGGTCACGGAAGGAGACACCGTGGCCGCGCGGTTCACCATGCGGGGAACCCACGACGGTGAATTCTTCGGGGTCCCGGCGAGCGGCAAGAAGATCTCGGTGCAGGCCATGAACTTCTACTACCTGGCCGACGGCCGGATCGTCGGCGAACGAGGCCAGCCCGACCTCCTCGGGGTGATGCAGCAGATCGGTGCCGTACCGGCGCCGTGA
- a CDS encoding PadR family transcriptional regulator produces MLELAILGFLAEGPLPGHELRRRVSQLTGYARPVSDGSLYPALNRLTKAGLIERRANPAAGAARYVLSLTVAGRADMLQRLRKPADHEITDFTRFYTVLAFLSHLPDVAEQHAVLRRRLEFLEEPVSFFYDNERPLRAEEVADPYRRGMLLTARATSRAERTWLRETLGEEPPVFDTGCTDCDPHAPAVPAS; encoded by the coding sequence ATGCTGGAACTCGCGATACTCGGCTTCCTCGCCGAGGGACCCCTGCCTGGACACGAGCTGCGCCGCCGCGTCTCCCAGCTGACCGGCTATGCGCGGCCGGTCAGTGACGGCAGCCTGTATCCGGCGCTCAACCGTCTGACGAAGGCGGGCTTGATCGAGCGGCGCGCCAACCCGGCCGCGGGGGCGGCCCGGTACGTGCTCAGCCTGACCGTGGCCGGGCGGGCCGACATGCTTCAGCGCCTGCGCAAGCCCGCCGACCACGAGATCACCGACTTCACTCGGTTCTACACCGTCCTGGCCTTCCTCTCCCACCTGCCCGACGTGGCCGAACAGCACGCGGTTCTGCGCAGACGGCTGGAGTTCCTGGAAGAACCGGTGAGCTTCTTCTACGACAACGAGCGGCCCCTGCGCGCCGAGGAGGTCGCCGACCCCTACCGGCGGGGCATGCTGCTCACCGCCCGCGCCACCAGCCGCGCCGAACGGACCTGGCTGCGCGAGACCCTCGGCGAGGAACCGCCCGTATTCGACACCGGATGCACCGACTGCGATCCGCATGCGCCCGCCGTTCCCGCGAGCTGA
- a CDS encoding NADPH:quinone reductase: protein MLASWYDDQGPATDVLHVGELPDPVPGPGEVRVRVTVSGVNPGDTKKRRGWLGSSMPFPRVIPHSDAAGVIDAVGAQVDARRVGQRVWVYGAQSYRPFGTAAQYTVVPDHQAVPLPDHLSDELGASLGIPGITAHRTVFADGPVDGRLVLVHGVLGGVGSLAAQLAHWAGATVIATVRRTADLDRVDPAVVSHAVALDTGDPAAAIRSYAPRGVDRIIEVALSDNADLDNAVAANNAVIAAYATRTDRTEIPFWPLLFNNVTLRLLGSDDFPPEAKRQAARDLTSAAAVSALTVAVGDRYPLDDIAKAHDHVDAGGGHGRILVTIPQ from the coding sequence ATGCTTGCTTCCTGGTACGACGACCAGGGCCCCGCCACCGATGTCCTGCACGTCGGCGAACTCCCTGATCCCGTTCCCGGCCCCGGCGAGGTCCGCGTCCGTGTCACCGTCTCGGGCGTCAACCCCGGCGACACCAAGAAGCGGCGCGGCTGGCTCGGCTCCTCCATGCCCTTCCCGCGGGTGATCCCGCACAGCGATGCCGCCGGAGTCATCGACGCCGTGGGCGCCCAAGTCGACGCCCGCCGCGTCGGACAGCGGGTCTGGGTATACGGCGCCCAGTCCTACCGCCCCTTCGGCACAGCCGCTCAGTACACCGTCGTACCTGACCACCAGGCCGTACCTCTGCCAGACCATCTGAGTGACGAGCTGGGGGCGAGCCTCGGCATCCCCGGCATCACCGCCCACCGCACCGTCTTCGCCGACGGCCCGGTCGACGGCCGACTGGTCCTGGTCCATGGAGTCCTCGGCGGCGTCGGCTCCCTGGCCGCCCAGCTCGCCCACTGGGCCGGCGCGACTGTGATCGCGACCGTCCGCCGCACCGCGGACCTCGACCGCGTCGACCCGGCCGTCGTCTCCCACGCCGTCGCCCTGGACACCGGCGACCCCGCCGCGGCCATCCGCTCGTACGCACCGCGGGGCGTCGACCGGATCATCGAGGTCGCGCTGTCCGACAACGCCGACCTCGACAACGCCGTCGCCGCCAACAACGCCGTCATCGCCGCCTACGCCACCCGCACGGACCGCACCGAGATCCCCTTCTGGCCGCTGCTGTTCAACAACGTCACCCTGCGACTGCTCGGCAGCGACGACTTCCCGCCCGAAGCCAAGCGCCAGGCCGCCCGCGACCTCACCTCCGCCGCAGCTGTCAGCGCCCTCACCGTCGCCGTCGGCGACCGTTACCCGCTGGATGACATCGCCAAGGCCCACGACCACGTCGACGCCGGCGGTGGCCACGGCCGCATCCTGGTCACCATCCCCCAATAG
- a CDS encoding ATP-dependent DNA ligase has product MDGHRALLFTPAGPGGTVVVQTRRGALVQDRWPDLVAAAAEQLPHGLVLDGELVVWDAEEGRLSFQALQRRAAARARGAAGLAARWPAYFVAFDVLQLDGEELLRRPYRDRRTQLEKLFTDRALTAPWTLCPMTTDLAKAREWLETWTDVSGVEGLVIKPLTSRYLAGYRGWTKIRRRDTTEAIIGAVTGTLTRPGLLVLGRLEQAGRLRAVGRTVPLRPDTSRQVGEHLAAAGPGHPFEGVRFASAWGSRDVLDVVPVRPDLVAEVSADRAVDLGVFRHPLRFQRIRLDVTAGDVPPFGQGSAAAAG; this is encoded by the coding sequence CTGGACGGGCATCGGGCGCTGCTGTTCACCCCGGCCGGCCCGGGCGGCACGGTGGTGGTGCAGACCCGTCGCGGGGCATTGGTTCAGGACAGGTGGCCGGACTTGGTGGCGGCCGCCGCGGAGCAGCTGCCGCACGGCCTGGTCCTCGATGGCGAGCTGGTCGTCTGGGACGCCGAGGAAGGCCGGTTGTCGTTTCAGGCGTTGCAGCGCCGGGCCGCCGCCCGCGCCCGTGGCGCTGCCGGCCTGGCCGCCCGGTGGCCGGCCTACTTCGTCGCGTTCGACGTCTTGCAGCTCGACGGCGAGGAACTGCTACGACGGCCTTACAGGGACCGCAGGACTCAACTGGAGAAGTTGTTCACCGATCGCGCCCTGACAGCCCCGTGGACGCTGTGCCCGATGACGACGGACCTGGCCAAGGCCCGGGAGTGGCTGGAGACCTGGACCGACGTGTCCGGGGTGGAGGGCCTGGTCATTAAGCCTCTGACCAGCCGATATCTGGCCGGGTACCGGGGATGGACCAAGATCAGAAGACGGGACACAACAGAGGCGATCATCGGCGCCGTCACCGGCACCCTGACCCGCCCCGGGCTCCTCGTCCTCGGCCGCCTCGAGCAGGCGGGCCGGCTGCGAGCGGTCGGCCGGACCGTACCGCTGCGCCCGGACACATCCCGCCAGGTCGGCGAGCACCTCGCCGCGGCCGGCCCCGGTCACCCTTTTGAGGGGGTGCGGTTCGCCTCGGCTTGGGGGAGCCGTGACGTCCTGGACGTGGTGCCCGTCCGTCCGGACCTGGTGGCGGAGGTCAGCGCGGACCGGGCGGTTGACCTGGGAGTTTTCCGTCACCCGCTGAGGTTCCAGCGAATCCGCCTGGACGTGACCGCCGGCGATGTCCCGCCCTTCGGTCAGGGGTCGGCTGCGGCGGCTGGCTGA
- a CDS encoding nuclear transport factor 2 family protein, translated as MNAETLDLMERLLAERACERLIVEFVHRLDLGDPGSVADLFTQDGTWEWPADDRRIAGHDALRTYFGNRPADRLSRRICTNILVTVTSADTAAATTYFTTYRVDGYSEGLVPPQPPVQVGHYEDTFRKVDDTWLLTTRTLFLSFAGPTERLDGHSQS; from the coding sequence ATGAATGCTGAAACTCTTGACCTGATGGAGCGCCTGCTCGCAGAGCGGGCTTGTGAGCGGCTCATCGTCGAGTTCGTCCACCGGCTCGACCTCGGGGACCCGGGCTCGGTGGCGGACCTCTTCACACAGGACGGCACCTGGGAATGGCCCGCCGACGACCGCCGCATTGCGGGTCACGACGCCCTACGCACCTACTTCGGCAACCGGCCCGCAGACCGACTGTCACGCCGCATATGCACCAACATCCTGGTTACCGTGACCTCTGCGGACACCGCCGCCGCCACCACCTACTTCACCACGTACCGTGTCGACGGCTACAGCGAGGGCCTCGTACCACCGCAGCCCCCGGTTCAGGTGGGGCACTACGAAGACACCTTCCGCAAGGTGGACGACACCTGGCTGCTCACCACGCGGACACTCTTCCTCTCCTTCGCCGGCCCCACGGAACGCCTCGACGGACACAGCCAGTCATGA
- a CDS encoding DUF6233 domain-containing protein gives MADRAEHRSGRLPVRVHAGDCWDARKRCTALGMDEARRALAEVRPPARSAGPTSPSACSSDRRARRARSDGVILGRKPVSAVCPGCRPR, from the coding sequence CTGGCTGATCGAGCGGAGCATCGGAGCGGGCGGCTGCCGGTCCGCGTCCACGCCGGGGACTGCTGGGACGCACGAAAGCGCTGCACGGCCCTGGGCATGGACGAGGCACGCCGGGCGCTGGCCGAGGTGCGCCCGCCTGCCCGCAGTGCCGGCCCGACGTCGCCCTCGGCGTGCTCGAGTGACCGGAGAGCGCGCCGCGCCCGCAGCGACGGCGTAATCCTCGGCCGCAAGCCGGTCTCGGCAGTCTGCCCGGGGTGCCGCCCGAGGTGA
- a CDS encoding helix-turn-helix domain-containing protein, giving the protein MSRHHVVALLNAPQSPFELACAAEVFGSVRPDLPVHYDFTVCAEHPGSLPATTGPAMYVEAGLDALTDADTIVVPGWQPTGAAVSPHVLSALCAAHRRGARVVSICTGAFVLAQAGLLDGRRATTHWRRAEQFAAAFPRVEVDADVLYVDHGDVATSAGSGAGIDLALHLVRRDHGAAYAAQVARSMVLPPHREGGQLQYATQPVASRTDESLAPLLEWALSRLDTELTVSRLSEQAGVSSRTLARRFAEQLGHSPGKWLLTQRLGVARVLLEQTELPVEAIAIRVGLSSAVNLRRRFRTMLGTTPGAYRRAFGR; this is encoded by the coding sequence ATGAGCCGTCATCATGTGGTCGCGCTGCTGAACGCGCCGCAGTCACCGTTTGAACTCGCCTGTGCCGCTGAGGTGTTCGGATCCGTGCGGCCGGATCTGCCGGTGCACTACGACTTCACGGTCTGCGCCGAGCATCCCGGGTCACTCCCGGCCACGACGGGGCCCGCAATGTACGTCGAGGCAGGGCTGGACGCACTGACGGACGCGGACACCATCGTCGTTCCGGGCTGGCAGCCGACGGGGGCGGCCGTGTCACCGCACGTCCTGAGCGCCCTGTGCGCGGCGCACCGGCGCGGGGCGCGGGTGGTATCCATCTGCACGGGGGCATTCGTGCTGGCGCAGGCCGGGTTGCTGGACGGGCGCCGGGCGACAACGCACTGGCGGCGGGCGGAGCAGTTCGCTGCCGCGTTTCCGCGGGTGGAGGTCGACGCGGACGTGCTGTACGTCGACCATGGCGACGTGGCCACCAGCGCCGGGTCCGGAGCGGGCATCGACCTGGCCCTGCACCTGGTACGCCGCGACCACGGCGCCGCCTACGCGGCCCAGGTCGCCCGGAGCATGGTGCTGCCCCCGCACCGGGAGGGTGGCCAGCTCCAGTACGCCACCCAGCCTGTAGCCAGCAGGACCGACGAGTCACTCGCGCCACTGCTGGAGTGGGCCCTGTCCCGGCTCGACACCGAGCTGACCGTGAGCCGCCTCTCCGAGCAGGCGGGAGTGTCGAGCCGCACGCTCGCCCGGCGATTCGCCGAACAGCTCGGGCACAGCCCCGGCAAGTGGCTGCTCACCCAGCGCCTTGGCGTCGCCCGGGTTCTGCTGGAGCAGACGGAGCTGCCAGTCGAAGCCATTGCGATCCGGGTCGGCCTGTCCTCCGCCGTCAACCTGCGGCGCCGCTTCCGGACCATGCTGGGCACGACGCCCGGTGCGTACCGAAGAGCCTTCGGCCGCTGA
- a CDS encoding cupin domain-containing protein — protein MSETTPTGPLKNTVHIDDIEPGEVAPGIVRRRLPATEFASGWLIDFAPGTQWPDVDVHDSEERYYVLSGEVIEGEERHGPGTYVVFAPGSRHRPRTETGARMLGVTVRAH, from the coding sequence ATGAGCGAAACAACGCCTACAGGCCCGTTGAAGAACACCGTCCACATCGACGACATCGAGCCGGGAGAAGTCGCCCCCGGCATCGTCCGGCGCAGGCTCCCGGCGACCGAGTTCGCCAGCGGCTGGCTGATCGACTTCGCCCCGGGCACCCAGTGGCCCGATGTCGACGTCCACGACAGCGAGGAGCGGTACTACGTCCTGAGCGGCGAGGTGATCGAGGGAGAGGAACGCCATGGCCCGGGCACCTACGTGGTGTTCGCCCCGGGCAGCCGCCACCGCCCCCGCACGGAGACAGGCGCACGGATGCTGGGGGTTACGGTGCGGGCACACTGA